One window of the Pseudomonas sp. S04 genome contains the following:
- a CDS encoding MarR family winged helix-turn-helix transcriptional regulator — MLASQCLCTNLRRAARGVSRHYDGALDGFGINVAQYSLLCNLQRLDQPSISTLAEAMGLDRSTLGRNLRVLEGEGLVRMVEGEDQRNRIVQLTEAGRERLAAALPAWEAAQQRLIDRLGAEKRATLLALLDELA; from the coding sequence ATGCTAGCCTCTCAGTGTTTATGCACCAACCTGCGTCGCGCCGCCCGTGGCGTCAGCAGGCATTACGACGGCGCCCTCGACGGCTTCGGGATCAACGTTGCCCAGTATTCTTTGCTGTGCAATCTGCAGCGCCTGGATCAGCCGAGTATTTCCACCCTGGCCGAGGCCATGGGGCTGGATCGCAGTACTCTGGGGCGTAACCTGCGGGTGTTGGAAGGTGAGGGGCTGGTGCGGATGGTCGAGGGTGAAGACCAGCGCAACCGCATCGTGCAATTGACCGAGGCCGGGCGTGAGCGCCTGGCGGCGGCCTTGCCGGCCTGGGAGGCGGCGCAACAACGTTTGATCGATCGGTTGGGCGCCGAGAAGCGCGCAACATTGCTGGCCTTGCTGGACGAACTCGCATGA